One genomic region from bacterium encodes:
- a CDS encoding class I SAM-dependent methyltransferase: MFHRRNNDVPLQVIDTEPYAVLASIYDQVMNHVDYDHWARHLLRLARLHGVSPRRILDLSCGTGRLCRELAARGYELLACDASLPMLKVAIQNAAQAPPIRFWCASMDRMATKNPVDLVISSYDSMNYLHTPAQWQATLQQAHRILHPGGLFIFDVSTLHNSIELFADYVHEEQFAEGCYRRESRFALETHLQYNFFEIELSAAPGCLYKEVHVQKIRSLAEIDRFIAASPFICLGRYANFSLRPGSDRADRVHYVLVKRPAAGETQEQRIW; the protein is encoded by the coding sequence ATGTTCCACCGACGCAACAATGACGTACCGCTGCAAGTCATAGATACCGAGCCTTATGCGGTGCTGGCCTCGATCTATGATCAGGTGATGAATCATGTTGATTATGATCATTGGGCCCGGCATCTCTTGCGGCTCGCCAGGTTGCATGGTGTCTCGCCGCGGCGGATCCTCGATCTCTCCTGTGGCACCGGGCGGCTGTGCCGCGAACTGGCTGCACGGGGATATGAGCTCCTAGCCTGCGACGCCTCTCTGCCGATGCTCAAGGTGGCCATTCAGAATGCAGCCCAGGCGCCGCCGATCCGGTTCTGGTGCGCCTCCATGGACCGAATGGCTACGAAAAATCCGGTCGACCTGGTGATCTCCTCCTACGATAGCATGAACTATCTGCACACACCGGCCCAGTGGCAGGCCACCCTGCAGCAAGCCCACAGGATTCTCCACCCCGGCGGGCTTTTCATTTTCGACGTCAGCACGCTGCACAACTCGATCGAGCTCTTTGCCGATTATGTCCACGAGGAACAGTTTGCAGAGGGCTGTTACCGGCGGGAGAGCCGCTTCGCGCTGGAGACCCATTTGCAATACAATTTTTTCGAAATAGAATTATCTGCGGCACCAGGCTGTTTATATAAAGAGGTGCATGTCCAGAAAATCCGTTCTCTGGCTGAAATCGACCGATTCATTGCGGCGTCTCCATTCATCTGTCTGGGCCGGTATGCCAACTTTTCACTGCGGCCGGGAAGCGATCGGGCCGACCGGGTTCATTATGTGCTCGTGAAACGGCCGGCGGCAGGCGAAACGCAGGAGCAGCGCATATGGTAG
- the ftsE gene encoding cell division ATP-binding protein FtsE yields the protein MVELHDVRVTYANGEGIDQISFAVAPGELVFLVGPSGAGKSTVLKTVYMDQLPAEGHVIVGDYNSLFIKKGEIPFLRRKIGIVFQDFRLFADRDVFENVAFTLEVIGARQKEIKRRVLRALADVGLSHKARKMPDEISGGEQQRVAIARAIVNEPLLLLADEPTGNLDPETAAGIMEVLLRINTRGTSVLMATHNYDMVRRYQGRIIQINNGRLLS from the coding sequence ATGGTAGAATTGCATGACGTACGCGTCACCTATGCCAATGGTGAAGGAATCGATCAGATCTCCTTTGCCGTCGCCCCGGGGGAGTTGGTTTTCCTCGTCGGGCCGAGCGGCGCCGGAAAATCGACGGTATTGAAGACGGTCTATATGGATCAGCTGCCTGCCGAAGGGCATGTGATCGTCGGCGATTATAACTCCCTCTTCATCAAAAAGGGCGAGATTCCCTTTCTCCGGCGCAAGATCGGCATCGTCTTTCAGGACTTTCGCCTTTTCGCCGACCGTGATGTCTTTGAGAATGTGGCCTTCACGCTCGAGGTGATCGGCGCCCGGCAGAAAGAGATCAAACGGCGCGTCCTGCGGGCGCTCGCTGACGTGGGCCTGAGCCACAAGGCACGGAAAATGCCGGATGAAATCTCTGGAGGCGAGCAGCAGCGTGTCGCCATCGCCCGCGCCATCGTCAACGAGCCGCTTCTGCTGCTGGCGGATGAACCGACTGGCAACCTCGATCCCGAGACCGCGGCGGGCATCATGGAGGTGTTGCTGCGTATCAACACCCGCGGCACCTCGGTCCTGATGGCCACCCACAATTATGACATGGTACGGCGTTATCAGGGACGTATCATCCAGATCAATAACGGCAGATTGCTCTCCTAA
- a CDS encoding permease-like cell division protein FtsX, producing MNFRYMLKETADGFKRAWGSCLLSILTIAFFLALLGFLALVSLNIDYFKRTLNDRLQLQVFISSVLDDQAIADLSQRISRIPGVRKVSFISKQMAAEEFQKEFGRELFAVLEENPLPSSFVVQLGLDGEDEGRIRQLVGRIEQEEGVDEVVYHFQTLFRLQRYARLAATVSWILVLFVTFGSLFVVSNNIRLVIAARKQIITTMQLVGATPSFIRTPLILEGTLQGMIGALLAALGLYVVNRVLSGLVPGLLALPPGALVFLVAIGSLLGFLGSLLAIKRYL from the coding sequence ATGAACTTTCGCTACATGCTCAAAGAGACGGCCGATGGCTTCAAGCGCGCTTGGGGTTCCTGCCTGCTTTCGATTCTCACGATCGCTTTTTTCCTTGCACTGCTGGGTTTTTTGGCGCTGGTCTCGTTGAATATCGACTACTTCAAGCGCACGCTCAACGATCGTCTACAGCTACAGGTCTTCATCTCCAGTGTTCTCGATGACCAGGCGATCGCTGATCTTTCGCAGCGTATCAGCCGAATCCCGGGCGTGCGCAAGGTCTCTTTCATCTCCAAGCAGATGGCCGCAGAGGAGTTTCAAAAGGAGTTCGGCCGCGAACTCTTTGCCGTTCTCGAGGAGAATCCGCTGCCCTCCTCATTTGTCGTGCAGCTCGGCCTGGACGGGGAGGATGAGGGCCGTATCCGGCAGCTGGTCGGCCGGATCGAGCAGGAGGAGGGGGTGGATGAGGTGGTCTATCATTTTCAAACCCTCTTCAGACTGCAGCGTTATGCCCGCCTCGCGGCGACGGTCAGCTGGATTCTGGTCCTTTTTGTCACGTTCGGTTCGCTATTTGTAGTATCCAACAACATCCGTCTGGTGATTGCTGCGCGGAAACAAATCATTACGACGATGCAGCTGGTTGGCGCGACGCCATCGTTCATCCGCACTCCTCTGATCCTGGAGGGGACGCTCCAGGGGATGATCGGTGCCCTGCTGGCTGCGCTGGGGCTCTACGTGGTCAACCGGGTGTTGTCCGGCCTGGTCCCCGGGCTGCTGGCGCTGCCGCCAGGGGCGTTGGTTTTTCTGGTGGCGATCGGCAGCCTCCTTGGCTTTCTGGGCAGCCTGCTGGCAATCAAGCGCTATCTATAA
- the hrcA gene encoding heat-inducible transcriptional repressor HrcA — MTIDDLTERERQVFFSIVQSFIETAEPVGSRFLSKSADLQLSPATIRNVMVDLEEKGLIRQPHASAGRVPTDGGYRVYVDGMIGGIRLSPSARRSIVEQLSHFAEDVDLIVDQASQVLSNISSQMGVVLAPRFNQGRLEKIELVSVSEEKILVILSITSGLVKTIIVEMDEKVPPHLLDAARQILNERLHGLTIAEFQASFEERFSDLDENSKRVLRKIRIRAEKLVGYDTPGSFHVAGAGKIIQQPEFASQEKVGIILNLIDHRDLLLRVLEEQESSGVSIVIGVENKEEVMRHCSVITTTYSVDGATGTIGVIGPTRMQYAKIIGLVQFMAETLGYILTKQKVER; from the coding sequence ATGACCATTGATGATTTGACAGAGCGCGAGCGGCAGGTCTTTTTTTCGATCGTGCAGAGTTTTATCGAAACGGCCGAACCGGTCGGCTCTCGTTTTTTGTCCAAATCCGCCGACCTGCAGCTCAGCCCGGCCACCATCCGCAACGTGATGGTCGATCTCGAGGAGAAGGGATTGATTCGGCAGCCGCACGCCTCGGCGGGCCGGGTGCCCACGGATGGCGGCTACCGGGTCTATGTCGATGGCATGATCGGCGGTATCCGCCTGAGTCCCTCAGCGCGGCGCTCGATCGTCGAACAGCTCAGTCATTTCGCCGAAGATGTCGATCTCATAGTCGACCAGGCCTCCCAGGTGCTGAGCAACATTTCGAGCCAGATGGGGGTGGTTCTGGCGCCGCGCTTCAACCAGGGCCGTCTTGAAAAGATCGAGCTGGTATCGGTCTCCGAAGAGAAGATTCTGGTCATCCTGAGCATCACCTCGGGACTGGTCAAAACCATCATCGTTGAAATGGATGAGAAGGTGCCGCCGCATTTGCTGGATGCCGCCCGGCAGATCCTCAACGAACGGCTGCACGGTTTGACGATTGCCGAATTTCAGGCCTCGTTTGAGGAGCGGTTTTCGGACCTCGACGAGAACAGCAAACGCGTTCTGCGCAAAATCCGCATCCGGGCTGAGAAGCTGGTCGGCTACGACACACCGGGTTCCTTCCATGTGGCCGGCGCCGGCAAAATCATCCAGCAGCCCGAGTTCGCCTCACAGGAGAAGGTGGGGATCATTCTCAACCTGATCGACCACCGGGATCTACTGCTGCGGGTGCTCGAGGAGCAGGAGAGCAGCGGCGTCTCCATCGTCATCGGCGTAGAGAATAAGGAGGAGGTGATGCGGCATTGCAGCGTTATCACCACAACCTATTCGGTCGATGGCGCCACCGGTACGATCGGCGTGATCGGCCCGACGCGCATGCAATACGCCAAGATCATCGGTTTGGTGCAGTTCATGGCCGAGACCTTGGGCTATATCTTAACCAAGCAAAAAGTGGAAAGGTAG
- a CDS encoding nucleotide exchange factor GrpE produces the protein MKHEREEEGENPVAEQQELEPPEMVEGKNGGGETVADVAAMDEDTAVISALTAENKALNDRYLRLAAEFDNYRKRSDREMQHYISNANFELMARLLPALDDLDRIVAAAQSGTDPAALVEGILLLQKNILKTFQESGLEPMPTLGEEFDPQLHDALLHIEVPNTAANRIVEEHKKGYFFKGKVLRHAQVVVSK, from the coding sequence ATGAAGCACGAACGGGAAGAAGAGGGAGAAAACCCCGTCGCCGAGCAGCAAGAGCTGGAACCCCCAGAAATGGTAGAGGGGAAGAATGGTGGCGGGGAAACGGTAGCAGATGTTGCCGCGATGGATGAAGACACCGCGGTGATCTCGGCTCTGACAGCGGAGAACAAGGCGCTGAACGACCGTTATCTGCGGCTGGCGGCCGAATTTGACAATTACCGCAAGCGCAGCGATCGCGAGATGCAACACTATATTAGCAATGCCAATTTTGAATTGATGGCCAGGCTGCTGCCCGCACTGGATGATCTGGACCGTATCGTTGCTGCGGCTCAAAGCGGGACCGACCCTGCAGCGCTCGTGGAAGGCATCCTCCTGCTGCAAAAAAATATACTAAAAACCTTTCAGGAGAGCGGATTAGAGCCCATGCCTACCCTCGGCGAGGAGTTTGATCCCCAGCTTCATGATGCCCTGCTGCATATCGAGGTCCCCAATACGGCAGCCAATCGGATTGTGGAGGAACATAAAAAGGGCTACTTCTTCAAGGGCAAGGTCCTGCGCCATGCCCAGGTGGTCGTCAGCAAATAA
- the dnaJ gene encoding molecular chaperone DnaJ, which yields MATKDFYAILGVSRDADADTIKKAYRKLAMENHPDKNPGDKSAEERFKAIAEAYAVLSDPQKRRQYDQFGAEGMRGGAGGFDPRGFGDPFDIFREVFGGGFGDIFGMGGGGRRSSAQRGTDLQVRLKLDLEEIGRGASKKIKIKKLVRCEKCSGSGTRSGTGMTTCPQCQGRGEVAYRQGFFSISRTCGRCFGEGKIIEHPCPACDGEGRVRGEATLDVEIPAGVAEGQYLTIRGAGNIGVRGGPNGDVLVIIEENPHPHFQRHGNDLLYDLTISFPQLALGDEVEVPTLGGQARITIAPGTQSGKILRMRGKGIPNLNGGGAGDQLIRITAFTPTKLSHAERELLKKLAEFESLYPEPSDKGLFEKTRGTKR from the coding sequence ATGGCAACTAAAGATTTTTATGCAATATTGGGTGTGAGCCGGGATGCGGATGCAGACACTATCAAGAAGGCCTATCGCAAACTGGCTATGGAAAATCATCCCGACAAGAATCCCGGCGATAAAAGTGCCGAAGAACGGTTCAAGGCGATTGCGGAGGCCTACGCGGTGCTCTCGGATCCGCAAAAACGCCGCCAGTACGATCAATTCGGCGCCGAGGGGATGCGCGGGGGCGCGGGTGGTTTTGATCCCCGGGGTTTCGGTGATCCCTTCGATATCTTCCGCGAGGTGTTCGGCGGCGGATTTGGCGATATCTTCGGCATGGGTGGCGGCGGCCGCCGTTCCAGTGCGCAGCGCGGCACCGATCTGCAGGTTCGCCTCAAGCTCGATCTCGAGGAGATCGGCCGTGGTGCTTCCAAAAAGATCAAGATCAAAAAGTTGGTGCGTTGTGAAAAGTGCAGCGGCAGCGGTACCAGGAGCGGCACTGGGATGACCACCTGCCCGCAGTGCCAGGGACGCGGTGAGGTCGCCTATCGCCAGGGATTTTTCTCCATCAGCCGTACCTGCGGCCGTTGTTTTGGAGAGGGCAAGATCATCGAGCACCCCTGCCCTGCTTGCGATGGTGAGGGCCGGGTGCGCGGTGAGGCCACCCTGGATGTCGAAATTCCGGCCGGAGTCGCTGAAGGCCAGTATCTGACCATCCGCGGCGCCGGCAATATCGGCGTCCGCGGCGGCCCGAACGGCGATGTCCTGGTGATCATCGAGGAGAATCCCCACCCCCATTTTCAGCGACACGGGAACGATCTGCTCTATGATCTGACGATCAGTTTCCCGCAACTCGCTCTGGGGGATGAGGTGGAAGTCCCGACGCTGGGCGGTCAGGCGCGTATTACCATTGCGCCGGGCACGCAGAGCGGCAAGATCCTACGCATGCGTGGCAAGGGCATTCCCAACCTAAATGGCGGTGGAGCGGGCGACCAGCTCATCCGGATCACCGCGTTTACACCGACCAAGCTCAGCCATGCCGAACGGGAGCTGCTGAAAAAGCTCGCCGAGTTCGAATCCCTATATCCGGAGCCTTCGGATAAGGGGCTGTTTGAAAAAACACGCGGGACCAAACGCTGA
- a CDS encoding helix-hairpin-helix domain-containing protein: MLEFSLQEKRFILFLLTTFLAGCAVLWYRQSHGDPALAVWREQVRRNAQTDSAAGMPRQKSAARSAEPLAQPLLSQKHRLIARLNINTATAEELASLERIGPAMAARIVRYREEHGPFQAIEQVQQVKGIGPKTFARIRDQIGVE, from the coding sequence ATGCTCGAGTTTTCGCTCCAGGAAAAGCGGTTCATCCTTTTTTTATTGACCACTTTTCTAGCCGGATGTGCGGTCCTCTGGTACCGCCAATCCCACGGCGATCCCGCCCTGGCCGTCTGGCGAGAGCAAGTGCGACGCAATGCACAGACGGATTCGGCTGCCGGTATGCCACGGCAGAAGAGCGCGGCCCGATCCGCGGAGCCGCTTGCTCAGCCCTTGCTCAGCCAGAAACATCGGTTGATCGCCAGACTCAATATCAATACCGCCACGGCCGAGGAGTTGGCCTCCCTCGAACGGATTGGACCCGCCATGGCAGCGCGAATCGTGCGCTACCGCGAAGAGCATGGGCCTTTCCAGGCTATCGAACAGGTGCAGCAGGTTAAGGGGATCGGGCCGAAAACCTTCGCCCGCATTCGGGATCAAATCGGCGTGGAGTAG
- the pilM gene encoding pilus assembly protein PilM: protein MDSTTTQLGLVMAKNRFYFLEAGLGRPLRLVSAGALDLEVPFDFNAVVDRQLLGRFSRAISEMMDRFAISAKSLSFCLDRRMVQLRRIKMDREFTDSEVRQQVEWELEQMLVSPRNEYHANYERIHSDRDHFDYVIIAVVRKAIIAALHEIFNATPVKLAQVDVDLLASIRGLMILQPQSRGLAALVDQQEDALGITLIKHQNYAAFGELAFNAAAPAEENNEEQATRINDEILRLMESLGDELLLKSIEEIYFTKAILPQAALIALQRLQRAAQLQVLDPLHQIEHSLSLEAEQIVREHTRYILPLIGMLQA, encoded by the coding sequence ATGGATAGTACAACAACGCAGCTGGGTCTGGTTATGGCGAAGAACCGCTTCTATTTCTTGGAAGCCGGCCTGGGCCGGCCCCTCCGGCTGGTTTCAGCCGGGGCGCTGGATCTGGAGGTGCCCTTCGATTTTAATGCCGTCGTCGACCGGCAGCTTCTCGGCCGATTTTCACGGGCGATCTCGGAAATGATGGATCGCTTTGCGATCTCAGCCAAGTCGCTCTCATTCTGCCTGGACCGGCGCATGGTGCAATTGCGGCGGATCAAGATGGATCGTGAATTTACCGATTCCGAGGTCCGGCAGCAGGTGGAATGGGAACTGGAGCAGATGCTGGTCTCGCCCCGCAACGAGTACCATGCCAATTATGAGCGGATCCACAGCGACCGGGATCATTTCGATTATGTGATCATTGCGGTGGTCCGCAAGGCGATCATCGCCGCCTTGCATGAGATCTTTAATGCCACGCCGGTAAAACTGGCGCAGGTGGATGTCGATTTGCTTGCCAGCATTCGCGGCCTGATGATCCTGCAGCCGCAAAGCCGCGGCCTTGCGGCGCTGGTCGATCAGCAAGAGGATGCCTTGGGCATCACGTTGATCAAGCATCAGAATTATGCCGCTTTTGGTGAACTTGCCTTCAATGCGGCGGCGCCGGCCGAGGAGAACAATGAAGAGCAGGCCACCCGGATCAATGATGAGATCCTGCGCCTGATGGAGTCCCTTGGCGATGAACTGCTCTTGAAGAGCATCGAGGAGATCTATTTCACTAAGGCTATCCTGCCGCAAGCGGCATTGATAGCTCTGCAGCGACTACAGCGCGCTGCCCAGCTTCAGGTTCTCGATCCCTTGCATCAGATTGAGCATTCCCTCAGCCTTGAAGCGGAACAGATAGTGCGCGAGCATACGCGCTATATCCTGCCGCTGATCGGAATGCTACAGGCCTGA